The DNA region CAGCCAGCTGTGCTTTGGAATCACTGATTTCATCTTCGTACAGAGAAAACGCCTGGTGCACACAAAGCAGAAATGACCTTTAGAGACTATCTATCTATTAGGGCATTTTCCAAAGTTATTTCCCATTAAAGCCTCATCCTGCGAATAGTTCAGATTAGAATATACATGTGCCCTTGCTTGGAGAGCCACAAGACAAAGATGCTGACAAGCTGCAACAAAGAAACTTGCTTTAACTTTTAATCCAGAGATTCCAAACTGAATTaacaaagggattttttttttcctcttgaaagtTTTACCATGACACACTTGAAAATCCTCAAGCTCACTCAAAGTATGAAAGGATTAGTTACTGAgtggtgtccaaccctttgtggccccatagactgtgtagcccaccaggctcctccgtccatgggattcttcaggcaagaatactggaatgggttgccatttccttctctagggattaaacccaggtgtcccatactgcaggcagactctaccatgtgggccaccagggaagtagtgTCCAGTAATTCTGATCAATTTTTCTGCTCCAAACCAGGCAATAAAACTACAGTATTAAGAAGCATAGTATTTCCTATCAAGATAGTGAGAAAGGGGTGCTTATAAATTAAGAGTAAATTCCTATGTACCACCATCATTAACATCGTTAACATAACATACCATAACATAACATAAACATAACATAACATAAATATAACATAGCTTAACATCATCAACATAACAAGTGACTGAACAGAGCAAACAGATTCATCCCAGAAAGAGAGCAGATCATCACCTGGGACATAAATTCATATGCTACTGTTTCATGATTTTCAAAACCAATTTCTCCAGCAGCTAGAGCCCCCTGAAGAAAAAGTCTTAAGGGTAATTCTGCCAACTCTGCTTTGATCAAAGCACTGATAGTCTGGTGAGCAAACGAAAAAATCTTCTGgcatttcttttcccatttgtcaTCCTAAAAAACGAAAAAATAGTTAAATTACCTTAAATTCAATATTAACTTgcttaagaatatttattttaaataaaacttttatggaACAAACAGGAAAAGTGGTAAAAGTTGAGTTCACAGTTTTCCTACTATCTTCCTGTCTCTTTTGTGGAGTCCATAAGTAAATCAAGCAGGATGCCTTCTCAAAACAACCATTTGAGGTCACTGGCTTtgcaatttttatatatttggggtttttttttttttcctatcagaaAAAGCAACATATTTCCAAATTGgacaaaatttggaaaatacacaaaagaatttttaaaaaattctttaaaaccaTCCCTAAATCTACCACCCAGCAATAATCACTAATTACATTCTGATGTTaatgtcttcctttctttttcctatgCAAATATTATGTAACTGGGATCCTCTGGGTACGgttttgttttccactttaaAGTACTTACTGAGAAGAGTTAAATTGGGCTCAGTGCTGCATGTAATTTGTACTCAACTCCTTTTCTTCACTTATTTTATCATGATTTTCctcatattaaaattatttaaaattattttaatcactAGAAAGTATTCCATAAAAAGGACACAgcataattttactttatttccttttggaCATAAATGTAATACAGCAAATGGTCTATAAACACAAAGCATTATTGAGTCCCTAATTTTTTCCTTAGTATAAATTTTTAGAAGCGGAAATATTGGATTTATTAAGGCTGTACTTACATACTGTCAGAGTTTTCTAGAAAGACTGCActaattcacattcccaccattACTAGATGAGAATGAATACTCATCACACCATTGCCATTGctggacatttttcttttttctttaccagTCTGATTTCTAAATAAGTTCACTATTATAATTACCAGTgaggttaaatattttattcatgtttGACCATCCAAATTTCTTGTTAAAGCAATCAATTCTTTTCGTCTTTAAGAGAGGGTAACAGTCACAGACTTTTACAAGGAGAAAATGCAATAATCCAGGTTTACAGTCCTTGGCACAGTGTATGGCAGGCAGTCATGTGCCAGTTGCTTTCTTTATTGTTACATCTACAAACATGTATCCAtaaaatattggggaaaaaaggaaTTACATGACAGGCTGGCCTTATAAAAACTGGCCAAAGGCATGCTATGTCATGCTGGTAGGTCTACTGAATATACCTTGTTTCTCTATTAATTATTGTTTCTCCATTATTAGAATGTTTCTCCAATATTAGATCTTACTTGTTATGTATTGCAACCTCTGAACGAGACTACTGCCTCACTTCAGAACTTGTACTTTATAAAgactccaagaaaataaaatcattcttgAAAAAGTAAAGCATTGTCAGTCATTCTGTGAAAAACTTAGCAATGTCTCACAAGTGTTCTTTAGACACAGGAAAAACTTCAGCATCAATTTAAACCATTTGAATCTTTCATTTCtaagtgtttttttaatgtgattcCTCAACTAGTATGTAATCTACCAACATCACTATTAGTAATACTTAACACAGGACTAGAAATGAGTTGAGTTATTGAAACTGGGATTGTATTACACCATTTTCTATTTGtacatgtttgaaattttctatcataataaagtaaaatacacacacacagaggaaaaaactAGTGCAGAGGAAAAAACTAGTGACATACTTAAAAGTAAACCCACCACTTTAGAATTCTCTTTGTACCGAAAAGCCAGCTGGTAAGCTGCAAATACCAAAGGTGGCAGTGTGAAGCGAATCCGTTGATTTCCACCAGCTCCAAAATGTTTTCGTGCTGTGTTTAAAATCTGACCAAAAGAAACAGACAGAACCCATTAAttgattataaaattaaatgagagCTCTAATCATGATGATTGCTACCGTTTTTTGAATACAGTTTTTATGGTATactcttacatttcttttcttgccAAGTCATCACCATCACCCAAGAGATAgatgcccgccaggctcctctgcccatggaatcctccagacaagaatactagaggggtagccattccctgctccaggggattttcctgacccagggatcgagtccgcatttcctgtgttgcaggcagattctttactgtctgcaccaccagggaagcccatctcacaAATGGGGGAAAGGCTGAAGTTCAGAGAGATTGTAATACTTGCCTTAACTTACAGAACTAGCCAGGGGCAgatacaaatttaaatatattttcacacacacatgtaaaaagTATGCTGCGTTGAtaaagagcacaggctctgaagATAAGACACATTTAAACACAGATCTTAACACTATTTGTGTGATCCTGGGAAAATTACCATTTACCTTCTCTTAACTATAATTTTCACTCTCAGGGTTGTTGGCAAGATCAAATAACAGATGTAAACTGTTATCAGTACTAACACATGGCATGTACTCAAAATACTGGCTACtattataatataaaaagtatGCATATTGCTGGTACATCATGCCTCTTCAGGAAAATATTAAGACCATTTAAGTCAAGGAAAATGGTAATAAACTTTAAAAGAGCCATCAGAAAACAAATGTCTGGTTGTTTCAGAAAAATCACAAGAATTCATGAAATACTTTTGACTGTGGAGACACAGTGTGTGCCATATTCAAGTTTTGTAAATTTCTCTGATAATGGTAGATGGATAGGAAGAGAATGCATTCCCCCTTGAGAAAGTCAAAACTAATGATCCTCACCTTAAAGGTATTTCTTTACATGGCATAACAAAACTGGCCACAGGTGGAAAGCACACTTTCTACTTTGGACATTTTTCTACTTTGGTTTGCAACGAAAAATGAAAACCCACAAAGGCCATGTATGTAACATGACAGAAACATAAGGCAATTAGTTAAAACATTTGAACAATCAGGCCAGCCACTAGGTACAGATCACATGCAGTGCAGACTGCTTGATGCTAAGCCAAGCTGAAGACTATCGCACTACAGACAGAAATCAGCCTCTTTTTCACAATGGTTATGAAAGAGTACAAGAGTGTCAGCTATGACAAAGTCAACACAAGCAGTCAGGGCCCATCCTCAAATTAAGGTGTTCTTCATTACAACAGACTAACAGTCCCACATATCCAACAATGGTTAAACTACTTTGCCCAAACAATAATTAAGTCACTATCTGTGCCACCTTTTATAAATTACCCAGTATCAGTCACCAATATCCTATTCAGGCAACATGTTTTATTCACAAAGGTTTATTAAGGACTAGTGACAAAGAAAGGGAGACTCTCATCTGATTGTTCTTTGCCAGGAAAAGGGGGTTAAGAAAAAGGCAATTTTAAAgtcttcacacattttcaatgTGGCAAACAAACACAACCTCTATTTGCAAACCTTGGAAACATAAACACAACTGAATATAAAGTTGTTGCTCATACTTGAAAAGTTTATTATGAAAAACAACTGAACAATTCTAAAAGCAACACAtagttcagaaagaaaataaacatggaaTGATTACTGGATGGATACCCAACTAAAGTAAGATAGACTTTTCTACAATTCCTAAGAAGTCTTCAGAAGAAATTAGAGCAACCAACTTGTTCTTCATAAGCTCCAGAAGTTTACAATTAATGCACTTAATCATAAAGTAAAAGTCCAGTTAATCGCTTACTCAGTTTCAATTCTTTTGAAACCTTTTAATACCACAAGCTGGATTAAACTATTTGAGACACATCTACACATGATTTCACAAGAAGCTGTTGAAGGGGTATAAGAAGAGTTAATTCATACCAAGTACTGCTGATCAGGGTCCTCAGACCGCAGAAGATGAATGAATCTGCCCACAAGGCTCTGCTCATCAGCAAAGTCCTCGGGGTCAGGTTCTTCTACAGGTTGATCTGGCTGATCCTGAATCAGTGTAGATACCAAATTCATTATggaatccacctgtaatatgGAAGACATGGAAACCGACCAGGGTGAAACAATCAGCATGTAATGCCACTGACAAAAGTGCTTCTAGTTGTGTAGAGTTATAAAACAGTATCAACAACTTAATTCCTTTTTTCTGTATGAAAGTGTATGCATGTTGGTACACATATAGGTAAGAGTCTAGAAAGAGACAGACCAAATGTTAATTAAGAGCAGTTATTCTCTTCCTGTGGGATTAtagctattttatattttcttctttatatatctCTAATCTTCTCATTTATATAATGAATAAGCTATTTATAACTATTTTTAGTAGCATAACTActgaagtgtatatatatacactaaagtatataaagtatactactaaagtatatatatatactaaagtATATTAAGTAGTATAATACTAAGTAGTATCACTATTTTTAGTAGTAAATGACCCTCCCCTCCCATCTCATGTGTCTGTCTCATTGTCTAAAACCATAACTACACTGTCTCTGTTTTCTTAATATATAGCATGTCAGTATTCTCTTACCTGGTCTTGAGAGACAATTTCTGTATTATAATCTAGAACATTACTAAGCACGTAACAACTCATGCTCTTTCTGGACTCATAGTCAAAATACTCAAAGAGTGGgtggaaatgttttaatttcaagacTGTTAAAATATTGTTGTAAGTATCAACAGGAATCTTCAGAAGTCTGGTGAGCTCCTTTGAAACTGCACTACTGGTAGCAATACTgccaaaagaaaaacagcagtcCTTTAGTGAATAAATTAACCTCTTACATACACAAACAGCACCTGGttcataaaaatttgaaaattttcatttacatattaAAGGAAATGGGTGAAGTGAATCACACCATCCCAAAATACCCCAGTGACTTCCAAGAGAGGTCTATCAGATGTCCAcctaaacacacacatttattcatCTATTAAAGTCCTATAGATACAACAGGTTATGCTGGTCTACAATTCATGAACAGGTTGTATACCTGGAGTTAAAAAAGACTGTCTAGAATGTGGTATTTCTAAGGGAAGTATTTTAAGTGGTAGTTAAGTTTCTAGGGCAGTCAGTAAGTACTGTATATTCAGGACGAGAAAGCCATGCAAAACTAGCAATTCAAGAACATAATACatacattatttcttctttatcagATGTTGGTGAATAAGGAAAAGCAGGATAAAATTAGGAACATTCCAGGGTGACTGAAGAATATCCAGGCATTAATAAGACCTTTAGAGGTTGGTACTTCGAATTCTTTATTCTgtctaattttactttaaaactcaTTTAGTGGGGGAAGATATAGATACAAAACTTATTTACGATCTGGAATCCTTTTTGGTTCACACAAAAAATGAgagtgacaaaaagaaaaagaaggaataaaaagcggtaaaaggaaaaagaaatcttccAGACACAACTAAACCACTGGAAGagagatggaaaacagaaagATTACGTGAGATGAAATGATAATATAGGGCAAGGAGGGGCCTAGTTTGACTCATGTTCAGAAGCAGTGGAGGATGGGACAGTAAAGGGACTACTGGGATAAGATAATAAGATCACAACTGTGCAAATGGCCACTAGAGGATGCAACAGGTCTAGGACAGCATAGTTGAGGAAGATGCAAGTACACAACAGAATATTCATACTGTGCCTGATATCAAAATCAaagctgaaaatagaaaaaaatttaaaccaatataattttcacatcttAAATACATACACGAATCCctaattttttcataatttactCTTCTGTAGGAAACTACTTATGGAAATACTCACTCTTAGATACAAAGGGGTCTGAATGGAGACACTGGTCCCTAAAGATGCCTATGGTCTATGAGTGTCAGTACCTGATCACTGTACACAACCAGGCAATTGGCTGCCACTTTCTGCCCTGGTTAGTACCAAGCATGTCAATCTCACAAATGCTTAAAAAACAAGATGAacactaacattttttttaaaaattgcgaaagaaaaacaaatctgggACAAAAAAGCCTTACAAAGGTTTTTATAAAAAAGTTTGACTTACTGTTCAAGGTTGAGCTTATTAAATATCTCCACTGTTGTTTCTAGAACTTTATCAACATAGTCCACACGATCAGGATAACACTTCATAGCGAGATTAATGAGAGAGACTTGTAAAGATACAACATCTTCCGAAGGCATGTCCTGTCTAGACTGGAATGTTCAGAAAACCAtggaatttattttaaacaattactAAAAGACTATAAGCAGAGAATTATGAAAGTTTTTAGAACTTAGGAAGAAAGTCATACAAACCTGTATTACTGTAGCCACCTGCTgtgaaaatatatcaaaaagtTTAATATCTGTTGGGATCCCAGGTCCATCTTCACGGTGAGCAAATAAAgctaatctaaaaaagaaaatactctttatttaaaaagatataggAATCTGGGTCGTGGGATCATGGATGATATTTTACCCTTTCAATTCATTTTTAATGGAACAATTTTACCAATGATGCCTTTTTCACTGCATTCTTACTTTACACCATACACACCAGATTTTTAACAGGTCAATTCTGTCAAATTCTTTGAAGCCTAATTAAGTAGACATGGATAGAACTGTATTAACATGACAAAATGTATTCAACAGCCATAGTTATAAAACGTAAAAAGTATATAGATAAATTTTAAGACACTGCATTTTTACTACTGTCAAATTTAAAACACAACTAATTCCAAAAGCAGTCAAGTTAACTTCTATTTACCACATATTAAACTactcaaaataatgttttttccATTATCATTACTGTTTGTCCTGATTACAGCTGGACCCACATTTTGTTATGCACAGAAGAATCACTACTGACAGAAATGGTTAAGTGGTGTTACGCCTAACATTAAGAAAATCCAGTTAGGAGCGTCCATTTAGAGTATCCCCAATTgacttataattcttttttttttgttgttgttgttttttttgacTTATAATTCTTAAAACCAAGGATGGACCTGATAATTTGGAGAATTCAGCTATATAAATTGACTTTAAAACTAATAACttagatatttaaaacataataaaagtatTTGCAGAAATAAATCTTCACTTGGGTTTCTGGTTTCACAATGTCAATTAGTGTATGCTCACAAGCAGGACACATACTATGTACGAACACCCAGTAGGCACTCATTAAAGCTATATCAAAGGCCAAGTTTTACACTTTTAACCAAGACCAAGGGCTAAAGAAGTATAATTTAAACACATTGGGGACTTACTAACATTTTTAGTACTTGaaaactcttctttaaaaaaatgcagtaaTAGAGTGATTACTTGAACATTCTTAATCATCTATATTTATGTCTACTTGATAAAGATTCCAGATCAAACTGATTCCCTCTGAAAGATAACTTCCATCATTGTAAAACACAAGGTTGCTCTTTGGTGATAGTtggatttataaaatttaaatgttggGCCTGTATAAAGTCTTTAAATACCAATTAAATGCATAGATTAAACATATTATCTCCATGCCTTCTGTTCAGTTAAGAGCTAAACTTCTTCCATGAGTAAGCCAGACAAGTACTTATTAGATACTCAGACTTACAGAACTAATGTAACTAAATCATAATCATTAATAAAGATGTAAAAAAGAAttcacaaaaatgttttaaattcattATTCAAAAGTCAAAACATCTGCCCTTCAATACAGGAAACTCTTACCTATCAATTAAAGCAATGATTATGTTTTTCACATTTACATTTTGGTGTAACTCAGCACAGGCCCGAAGAAAAGGATTCAAAGTTTGAAGGTGGAATTCATCAGGGAAAAcctgaaaattaaattatagtCGATTATTACTAAAATCAACTAGCAAAAATCAATTAGCAAAGGCATTTTCCACTATATTCTGGACTTAATATTTAAAACTCatatttgtggggaaaaaaaatcattttaacatTATATAACCAAGTGCAAATACATCACTTTCAAGCCTCTCTAAACATAACCCCAGAAAGAAAGATTCTGTTAACCAAAGTACACTTACAATTAAACTAAAACTAATGATACCTAGACAACTTGGAGGTTACTCTTTCCTACATTTTGGGAAGAAAAACCCATCAATACAAAGACCATGTTATTATATTAATAAGAGAAAAGGATTTATTCAGGAAAGCTTAATCTCTCTTCaatcaagatttttttccccaaaacaaagaaaattaatgaaacacAAAATGAGTTCTTTAAAAACCTGAAATGTTCTCACCTACCTGAATAATGCACTCCATGAGATATTCCTGAGCCAAAGCATCTCTGCAATTCACCACTTGCTCCAATATGCCAGTCAAAACAatctgaaagaagagaaaggttTTAAGAgttaaagaattattttcaaaatcttaAGTCACTCCTCCAGTAACACATTTGAACTGTGaacttaaaaatcatattttaggtTTTCCTGATCCATACTTCATTTCAAGACTAAACTGTAAAATTTTACAGaagaatgtttaaattaaaaaattctgggtttctattttgtaaaagtCCATTtcattggtttttttcttttatggtttgtgTTTATTGTGTCCTAAGAAAGCTTACCTAATCCAAGGTTATAAAGACTtcctttgtgttttcttctaaaaattccAGTTGCAAATTTCACACTTATGACTTTGATCAATTTTTTTGAGTTTCTCTGCATAGTATGAGAATGGGTCGCAGTTCAGAGGCTTGGTTCGCATACAGATGTCCAATAGTTAGAGAATCACTTGCTGAAAAGGTTGCCTTTGCACCCTTATCAACAATAATTGATTATATATACGTGATTGATTATATACATGTGAGTCTATTCTGGATCATCTCTTCTAGGGATCAGCAAATCTAGTTTAATGACCATTTTTGTATATTGTTTCCACATTATCTTTGGCTGCTTTTGCACTACACTGGCAGAATTTAACAGCTGCAAACTATATGGCTTgcaaaaccaaaaaataagtaCTATTTGGTCCTTTAAAGAAAAGGTTTGCTAATTCCTGATTTATTCTCCAATGATACATGTATTTATCCCTTTCACCAATATCACATTACTTTATTGTCACTTTAGAGTAACTCTATAGTAAAATAAATCTCAATGTAAAGAAAATTGGTATCTTGATAATGATAATACTGAGTCTTCCAATTCACACAGACTCAAAATATAACTTTCAGTTTACTTAAGTCTTCTTTGATCAACAGTTTTCAatgcaatattatttttaaaaatatttcaatttaaaaaatcagacttTATATATCTCATGACATAAGAAAAGATGAGGAGTAAAAAGATATAAACCTGTTTGTAACGTTCCACATTTACACCTTCCAACTGACTAAGGCGCACCAAATTTGTTCCCACTAAAATTCTCAGTTCTTGTCTTTCTCGTTCTCTTTTTTCTCTATCTCGGCTATGTCCCTGATGCTGCATTCGAACCCAGAGCTTGTTCATTTCTGCAAAGTTGAGTAGGACAAAATCCATGGAATCACTGATATCACCAGTTGTTTCTTCACTGTAAAGAAACAGTTGGAAAAATCTTTATACACAGTATTTAAACATAGGAACAATTTACTAATATTCCTCTTCTTTGTGCATTTCCTTCTTACCTCTTTAACACCAAACGCTTCATGAAAGACATCTTCAACTACACTGTCTTAGTGCTCAATttcaagaggaagagagaaaagaatatcAGGGAGGGGACACAGTTCAAGTTTAAAGGGACAAaatgcttccccccccccccacccttcttttggggcttcccaggtggcactagtgctaaagaacccgcctgccaatgcagaaaatctaagagatgtgggttcgatccctgggttgggaggattccccagaggagggcatggcaacctattccagtatttttgcctggagaatcccatggacagaggagcctggcaggctacggtccatggggtcatgaaaagtccgatacgactgaagcaacttaaccaCTCCTTTTCCTGGGCCAAATAAACTTGTTCTTGGAATTGTATTCCATTAATTCAAAAAGCCTTAAAAAATTGACACTTGTAAATGTCACTGTTAACTCATCATTTTATTATTGACTATTTTATGCTTGCAATTGAACTACAAGCTTTGTAAGCTCTGTAAGGTAAAAGACCAAGTATTTCTTGCTTAATTTTACATTTCCTAAGATGGGGAACTTAGTAGTTTTCAAAACTTTTTGCTGATTACTAAATAAACACTCAAAACTGAATCAAATCATAATACAGCAAATAACCTCACCATCTTCTCTACAttgttaaatttttatcttttgtacACCATTTACATTTTTGTCATACACATGGTTAAAGTtttattatagcttttcttttaaaaaggaaatgatgcAGATATACTAAAACCAACTAAAATATACACATTAGAAATAAACGAAtaaggaaactttttaaaaagggaattaagaaaaaaaaaaagggaattaagaaaagaaaaaaaaaaagggaattaaGTTCCTCAATCAAAGGAACTTGTCATGTGAATAGTTCACCCAATTGGATAAAGACCATCTGCCATCTTTGTGGGATAAAAGCACAACAGACTCGGATGCTAGAATATTGGTTGCATAAGAGACAACTCTCTCTGAATGgcttcccaccacctccctcccctggcCCTGTTTTGGAGTTAATATCTAATTTGTGTGCACAGATAATTAAAATCACTTATACTCTGGGGTAACTAGAAGTCGCTAAATTATAAAAACTGATATGACATTCAAGAAACAATATGAAAACTGGCTAGCTcataaaaaaagttaaatatacttcattattttatcacaatacaattttcaaaatgtaactcatttaaaaagtcatattttcaaagaatatctGATGGAATGGAAAAATGCTCTCAATTATGCTAAATTAAAAAAGCAGGTTCTAATAATCTACACATAATTTTCATAAGAGTACATTTTATATCACACCACATATACTGCGTCTCAAAGGAAATCTATACACAAAATGTTACCAGTGGCTGACTCTGGGTAGGAGAATtactgatatttattttcttctatatacttttctatactttttatatgttttacaacaacaacaacaataaaaatactaCAGCtaaatcaagaaatgaaaagcaCTTACTCTGTTGGCTCCCCTTCATCAGGTAAGATGTTTCTGGTACACTGAAGTAGATAATTTCGAAGAAACAGACCTCTTAAGGGATGTTGCACACCACGGCACATTTCTACCAAATCTTTCAGAATATCTTTCCTGGACTGAGGAAATGACTTGACGTATACAACTCCAACTGTGATCAACAGATAACTAGAAGGAGGCACCATttgattagaaataaaatactcAAGAATTTGACTATATTCAAacacaatatatacaaacatgAAGTAAACAAGACAGGAAGCAGGTTTTCTCCTATGCAATAAAGAAAATACCatctaatttaaaatgtaactgcTTACTGACAcccttccatttatttataatatcacCTTTAAACACATTAGGGCTCATAACTGTCATGATATTAACTTTTCTAGTAGTcaagaaattaaacaaaatatgtccatttttttctattttcaaagttCCTCAATCATCTATAGTAAGTAGTTATTTATACTTCACAGCTTTAAAAAATCACTATCAAAATGTTAACCTCTATTtgttaagaaattaaataaaaacccGCTGATTTTAAAGGATATAACACAAAGTGGGAAATGCAGATATAAAAGCCCGCAGAGTCTTAATAACTTACAGCCTTGGGATAATGTTTCCGGCATACTGTACAAGTTCATAGAGATCTGCCACTTTTCTTCCTTTAGCAAATTCATCTGTCAGGTAAACTTCCAAGTAGTGCAGTTCATCAGAAATAGCCATATCTTTTAACTATCATTAAGGATTTAAAGCTAAGTCAACCTAATAATGTTGACTCTACAACTTGTTGGACTCATTAAATTGGGCAAATTTCTTTTCTTGGAATTGcaggtttttctttatttattgggGGTGCGGGGCATAccccacagcttgtgggatcttaactcctcaaccagggactgaaactgggccatggcagtgaaagcccagaattctaaccactaaaccaccaggggaTTCCTATACTGGGCAAATTTCCTAAGCGTTAGTCATGTAAGAAAGCATGTTTAAATTAAGTAAAGACAGAATTTCTTCTGGgctttcctgactttaagggTTTTTAAAGATGTCTGGtaaagcaaaacaataaaaataagattgCCTGTGAGACTACTAAAGGGTTTTGAAATGGCAAATCATTGATGTCCTTTACATTTCAGAGTCCAGCTTGACAAAATCCTAGCATTAAAAAACCAATTGCTTAATACTTTCAATATCCTTCATGAGTAGTCTGAAAATTGAGATATAACAACAAGCCACATAAAGAAGTGTAAGCACAAAAAGGGGTTTCTGATACTTTTCTCAGCACATTTGCAGGGAGAAGTACTATTTGATTAAGACAACGAGAAATAATACAACTTCCAAAAAACTTAGGGAACAAGCAAAATAAGCCTTATCAAGAAAATAGTATGATCAAAATGTTCTTCAACATTCAAAAGATACAAAGTTCATAGTAGCTCTTTGGTGATAACATAGAAGTCCGCAGTTCACCAAGCATATTAGAAGCATGTTTCAGAGCATCCATAAGCTTGTTTTT from Cervus elaphus chromosome 4, mCerEla1.1, whole genome shotgun sequence includes:
- the VPS35 gene encoding vacuolar protein sorting-associated protein 35, which codes for MPTTQQSPQDEQEKLLDEAIQAVKVQSFQMKRCLDKNKLMDALKHASNMLGELRTSMLSPKSYYELYMAISDELHYLEVYLTDEFAKGRKVADLYELVQYAGNIIPRLYLLITVGVVYVKSFPQSRKDILKDLVEMCRGVQHPLRGLFLRNYLLQCTRNILPDEGEPTDEETTGDISDSMDFVLLNFAEMNKLWVRMQHQGHSRDREKRERERQELRILVGTNLVRLSQLEGVNVERYKQIVLTGILEQVVNCRDALAQEYLMECIIQVFPDEFHLQTLNPFLRACAELHQNVNVKNIIIALIDRLALFAHREDGPGIPTDIKLFDIFSQQVATVIQSRQDMPSEDVVSLQVSLINLAMKCYPDRVDYVDKVLETTVEIFNKLNLEHIATSSAVSKELTRLLKIPVDTYNNILTVLKLKHFHPLFEYFDYESRKSMSCYVLSNVLDYNTEIVSQDQVDSIMNLVSTLIQDQPDQPVEEPDPEDFADEQSLVGRFIHLLRSEDPDQQYLILNTARKHFGAGGNQRIRFTLPPLVFAAYQLAFRYKENSKVDDKWEKKCQKIFSFAHQTISALIKAELAELPLRLFLQGALAAGEIGFENHETVAYEFMSQAFSLYEDEISDSKAQLAAITLIIGTFERMRCFSEENHEPLRTQCALAASKLLKKPDQGRAVSTCAHLFWSGRNTDKNGEELHGGKRVMECLKKALKIANQCMDPSLQVQLFIEILNRYIYFYEKENDAVTIQVLNQLIQKIREDLPNLESSEETEQINKHFHNTLEHLRLRRESPESEGPIYEGLIL